CCGGCGAAGGAGAAAATGATGTTGGATAGGGCACCAATAGCAgcagaaaaggagggaTTGCCAACAAGAACGATATCGGGAGACCAATCACCGGTGGCAGGAGCTGCACTGGGACGATCTTGAACGCTTACAGCAATGGCAAGGGCGATAACGGACGACATAATACCAACAAGGCCTATCCATCCAATCCAGGAAATTCTGTCGAGTGTTTGAATGGAAGATACaaggatgttgatgatggcCGCGGCAACGACGAAGACGATAGTGCAAGTCCCATGACCTGACATTGCGTTTAGAGCTACAGATATACTGAGGAGGCCGGCCCCAGCGACAGCAGTAAGTTGAATCTTGGCATAAAAATAAGCCTTAATTCCTTCtcactcttcctcgtcaaaATATTAGACGTAATGATACTTACCCAGTAGACAGCGCCAAACACTTCTCGTCCAATAGGTCCCCACATGATATAGCCAACACTATGAGCTCAATGTCAGCCATTGCGAAGTAAAGGGTGTAAAACAGTGAGAATGTTGGTTCttgaaaagagaagacgTGTACTTACTCTGCCAGAGTATAAACTTCGGGATGATTCTGCTTGAACACGCCTACAACGTAATCCGCCCCTAATTATGGATCAGTCAATGAagaggggaggagatggatgaagaaatgatTGAGATATACAAGTGGtggcaacagcaacagcgaATATGATAAGAATAGCAGGGATAAGACCAAAAGTATGCAGGACAGCTGGCTAAAAATGTTTGGGGCAATTAGGTCTATGTGACACCGTTGGACGAGATGAAGTCAGCCTACAATAGCAAGGACGCCTAGTCCTATTTGGACTTTGATCATGAGAACACTGGCTCTTATCCTACTCAGTGGTCAGCTCATTTGTTGACATCTGCAAATCAAACCGCCCATGTAGAGCATACTTACCAGCCAAGACTTCGATAGTTAGGTGCAGATTCATCGAGAGTACCCCAAACACCATCTACTACCTGTACCTGCTCCGGCTCAAGAGCGGTGACTACTCTTGAAAGGCTGACATTCTTGTCGGTACTCGTGTTGTCATCCATATTAACATCGGATGCTTTGGTGGTGTACGGATCTTGCGACATTGTTGATTGTTTAATTGATTTGTCTGtgattgaaaaggagatggaagggggAGTAATTCTCTCATATATTGGTCAATCAACTTGCTGTGGAGCAGTTGGTTTATCTTCAGCAGTGAAGTATGTATCATTCTTTTCCAGCGCTTTTACCTTCAGAGCGGTGGTAAATCGGGATCGCTAGCCGCGGTCAGCTGAGCCCAATCTACAATTTCACCAGTCAGTCTTTGACGAATAGAACGAGTAAATGTGCATATACAGACACCCCATACGCTTGAAGAGAACTCAAGGAACGATAGAGATTTGATAACAGAAACGGAAACACCGTGAAACGCTTCGCTGACGCTAATAAACGGAGGTAGAATGGCGGGCCCGCGACGAAAGCATCCCCGACGAAACGGCGCGGCATGTCCGTTTCCGCCGTTGTTGTTCTTCACCATAACAGTAGTAGAGTTATCAATTACTTCCGTAAGTTTATTAGCCGGGAAGTACATTACTGTCACAAGTAACGCTCAGCTCGTTGCCCCCCATGCAGCATCGCAGCGAAAGAAATAACAAATCGTCGTTTGTCATTATCCTCCGTCTTTTGGCCACGGCACTACAGGAGGCAGTTTTAAATTAAATAAGGTGCCCAGCAGCCCGTCGTCGGCAGCACACACAAGGACACAGTTATATAATAGCAAACTATACGATGATACTCTTAAGTTAAGGTGGTGGCGCAAGCAAAAATTACATGAAACAAGTCTATCTTGCATAAAATGGCGATAACATtaaggtggtggtggcgtAAGCGGAGCAAAAGGATATGTATCAAAAAAGTAAGTCTGTGGAACGTTCCATTAATTATAGTAGTCTTTTTCTGCTGTGAGGTGtctatgcatgcataaagaaaagaaagaaactATTACTTATATCATAGCTTTATCAAACAATGACTTGTTGATGGGAAAAGACGTAGTGTATGGGCTAGAACATATCAAAGTAATGTCTCTTCTCGGcccaagaaagaaagggagaggaacCAAAAAAGTTGACAGACTACTACAATTTTCTGGACTTTACCTCTGCCTGCCTTCCCATTTAAAACTTACTCATGCAAAAGTGTTTTTAAAACTTTTCGAACTTCATACATACACTTTCAAAGCCAAAATTTTATGCACAACGCTAGACAGAGCACATATAATCCCAAAGAAATAATTAATGGTGAACGGGCATAGCAACAGCAGCCTTATCCTCTTTGGCATCTTCCCTCCATAAAGACGTGATCGTCTTGGTTTTCGTCCAGAAGTTGAGTCCCAAGGGGCCGTAGAGAGAGGCGTTTCCGAGGACACTGGCTTTGTTTCCGGACCAAGAGAACATAGGCAAAGGCACgggctttttttttatcagCAGGAATTCCTTCGAGTTCATCACAAAATGAGGTAAGATACATACAATAGGAACGTTAACACCGACTTGACCAGCCTCAATTTTCTTCTCGAACTTCCTGGATGAAACAGCAGATTGAGTGAATATCGCGGCCCCGTTCCCGTAGGGATTACGGTTGACCAACTCAATCGCCTCATCAAGGTCACGAGTTTTGACAACGACCAAAGCGGGCCCGAAAATCTCATTCCTTAAAATGCATTCAGTTCGTTGTTGAAAGTCGATTTTTCTGAATCGAACTCACTTGTAACAGTCCATATCGGTTGTAGCTTCCAAAATCGTAGGGCCAACCCAGTTGCCGTTAGGATAGTCTTTAACTGTTGCCCCCCGACCATCAAGAACGATGTTTCCTCCCTGCTTTTCACAAGACTCAATGAGTTGCTCGATGCGCTCCCGAGCTTGAGGGGAAATAACAGGCCCCCTGCAGTCGTTAGCTTTTTCGTGTATGGCCCTAAAATAACACTCACAAGTCGGCAGCTTCGTCAAATCCATTGCCCATTTTCAAGGCATTAGCCTCTTCAACAAGCCCAGGAAGCCAGTCTGCATCCCCAACAGTAACCAGAACTGAGAGCGCCATGCATCTTTGACCCGCGGCTCCGAAAGCTGCTCCAGCGACAGCCTTCAAAGCACTCTTGTTGGCATCAGGGAGAATGATGGCATGGTCTAATGGGTCAGTTCTGACTACAATGGTTATCCACTCACTTTTAGCTCCCAATTGAGCTTGAACTCGCTTTCCAAGAGCACCGGCCCTGTCGTAGATGTGCTTGCCTGCCTTATCACCGCCAACGAAGGAAATAGCCTTGATTCGAGGCTCGTCACAAATGAAGTTGACCGCGTCAACGCCGCCGTGGAGGATATTGAGAACGCCAGAAGGAAGACCGGCCATTTCACATAACTCGGCAATTATGGCGGAAGCGCCCGGGTCGCGCTCACTGGGCTTGAGGATAAGAGTATTACCCGTAGCGATGGCCATCGCAACACTCCACCTATGGGAGTATTAGCTACAGCTGTCAAGCCGGAGAGGGCGGCAAGCACTGACAAAGGTATCATAGCCGGGAAGTTGAAAGGACAGATGGCAGCTCCAACACCAAGTGGCTCGATCCTGGTTAAAGTGTCCATGTCTCGCGAAACCTCGATGTTTCTCCCCAACAGCTCAGTAGGAATGTTGGTCGCCATTTGGACCACTTGTAATCCCCTCGTAACATCACCCATGGCATCTGCGAAagtctttccttgctcCAATCTAATCATAAGTTAGCAGTTGAAAAACCTATTAAACTACGACTTACACAATGTTACGGGCGATATCCTTGTGGTACTTCCTGATCAAGCCTTGCAGGCTATGGAAAACATTTCAGATATGATGTCGTTAGAGCATCAGATGATTATGCCAGAGACTTACTCTAACATGATCCTTTGTCTGGTAAGCACACTTGACTCGCTCCACTCGTAAAACTTGTTTTCAGCTACATCAACGATGCGCTTCATCTCCGCGGAAGTCGCATGAGGGACTTTCGAGATGAGGTGCTGTGTCGAAGGATCGTGAACTTCTGACCATTTGTCTGTCTTGCTTGATTCCCAGGAACCACCAATAAGAAGCTTCGCATCCCCTCCCAAAGTACTGGTGCCTTTCCACCTTCCATTGTCTTGGGCAGCATTAACTGATGGTGAGATGTCAGTAACGTGGTCGTCAATGAAAGTAATAACTCACTATCAGCGGCAAGCGTGGAGGCTGCACGCTTGTTAAACAAGTTCCTGGTGAGTTGTCGAGATAGCATA
The genomic region above belongs to Cryptococcus neoformans var. neoformans JEC21 chromosome 4 sequence and contains:
- a CDS encoding Methylmalonate-semialdehyde dehydrogenase [acylating], putative, with protein sequence MLSRQLTRNLFNKRAASTLAADINAAQDNGRWKGTSTLGGDAKLLIGGSWESSKTDKWSEVHDPSTQHLISKVPHATSAEMKRIVDVAENKFYEWSESSVLTRQRIMLDLQGLIRKYHKDIARNIVLEQGKTFADAMGDVTRGLQVVQMATNIPTELLGRNIEVSRDMDTLTRIEPLGVGAAICPFNFPAMIPLWSVAMAIATGNTLILKPSERDPGASAIIAELCEMAGLPSGVLNILHGGVDAVNFICDEPRIKAISFVGGDKAGKHIYDRAGALGKRVQAQLGAKNHAIILPDANKSALKAVAGAAFGAAGQRCMALSVLVTVGDADWLPGLVEEANALKMGNGFDEAADLGPVISPQARERIEQLIESCEKQGGNIVLDGRGATVKDYPNGNWVGPTILEATTDMDCYKNEIFGPALVVVKTRDLDEAIELVNRNPYGNGAAIFTQSAVSSRKFEKKIEAGQVGVNVPIPVPLPMFSWSGNKASVLGNASLYGPLGLNFWTKTKTITSLWREDAKEDKAAVAMPVHH